One part of the bacterium genome encodes these proteins:
- a CDS encoding NnrU family protein — MIWLILGVLLFAGVHTIPSLGASARANFIEQRGEGPYKGLFSLALVIAIGLMIFGWRSSLPSLLYAPPAWGRWAANGLMLVGLLLFIASGVPTNLKRFLRHPQLTGVAAWGAAHLLSNGDSRSLVLFGGLGLWAVLQIVLINRRDGDWEKPEPLPFSADLQPLVVGLVVFFIVQWAHPWISGVSAYPG, encoded by the coding sequence GTGATCTGGCTGATCCTTGGTGTCCTCCTGTTTGCGGGCGTTCACACGATTCCGAGCCTCGGGGCCTCCGCCCGCGCAAACTTCATCGAACAGCGCGGGGAGGGGCCCTACAAAGGCCTGTTCTCCCTGGCGCTCGTCATCGCCATCGGGCTGATGATCTTCGGTTGGCGCAGCAGCCTGCCCAGCCTGCTCTACGCCCCGCCGGCCTGGGGCCGCTGGGCCGCCAACGGGCTGATGCTCGTTGGCCTGCTGCTGTTCATTGCCTCCGGCGTGCCGACCAACCTGAAGCGCTTTCTTCGTCACCCGCAGCTGACGGGTGTGGCCGCCTGGGGCGCTGCGCATCTCCTCTCGAACGGCGACTCCCGCTCCCTGGTGTTGTTCGGCGGCCTGGGTTTGTGGGCCGTGCTCCAGATCGTCCTGATCAACCGCCGGGATGGAGATTGGGAGAAGCCCGAGCCGTTGCCCTTCAGCGCAGATCTACAGCCGTTGGTGGTTGGCCTGGTCGTGTTCTTCATCGTGCAGTGGGCGCATCCCTGGATCTCCGGCGTATCCGCGTA